The following coding sequences lie in one Mus musculus strain C57BL/6J chromosome 11, GRCm38.p6 C57BL/6J genomic window:
- the Slfn1 gene encoding schlafen 1, which yields MNITDEGTPVLILNAGGITLGTESRKTMENHDRVEENRNITKALCALINSGEGKVKAHIKNPDYILSKHGIGEDLETSFKNILPSRPLDFKQYQSYFFICVEKSQSPDVSVGKPATIATNLYMRNGASSVEMNLDAAQKFLDNIKVAGGRSPSARPSDRPGDDTQEEGHIQELAAAFFKQSKLTKKENFLFSESKNVEYKSFETKKLLQRVKEILPRTVSAFANTDGGYLFIGLDEKKQEIVGFEAKNCQPKCLESEIEKCIQQLPVTHFCEEREKIKYKCKFIEVHDSGVVCKYVCALRVERFCCAVFAAEPESWHMKDGGVKRFTIEEWIKLLMS from the coding sequence ATGAACATCACCGATGAAGGGACCCCTGTGCTGATTCTAAATGCAGGAGGGATCACACTTGGGACAGAAAGTAGGAAAACCATGGAGAATCATGACAGGgtagaagagaacaggaacattACAAAAGCTCTGTGTGCTCTGATTAATTCTGGAGAGGGAAAGGTCAAGGCTCACATTAAAAATCCAGACTACATTTTGTCTAAACATGGAATAGGAGAAGATTTGGAAACCTCTTTCAAGAACATTTTGCCATCTAGGCCCCTAGACTTTAAGCAATATCAATCCTACTTTTTCATCTGTGTAGAAAAATCACAGAGTCCAGATGTCTCTGTTGGGAAGCCTGCCACCATTGCAACCAATTTGTACATGAGAAATGGGGCATCATCAGTTGAAATGAACTTGGATGCTGCTCAGAAGTTCTTAGACAATATCAAGGTTGCAGGAGGAAGGTCGCCTTCAGCAAGGCCTTCAGATAGGCCAGGCGATGATACGCAAGAGGAAGGCCACATTCAGGAGTTGGCTGCTGCTTTTTTTAAACAGTCAAAACTTACAAAGAAGGAAAATTTCTTATTTAGTGAATCCAAAAATGTTGAATATAAATCCTTTGAAACAAAAAAGTTGCTACAACGAGTTAAAGAGATTCTCCCTCGAACTGTTTCTGCCTTTGCCAACACTGACGGGGGATATTTGTTTATTGGTTTAGatgaaaaaaaacaggaaatagtTGGTTTTGAAGCAAAGAATTGCCAGCCTAAGTGCTTAGAGAGTGAAATAGAAAAGTGCATCCAACAGCTGCCTGTCACTCACTTctgtgaggagagggagaagatcaAGTACAAGTGCAAATTCATCGAAGTCCACGATTCCGGAgttgtgtgtaaatatgtgtgtgcgcTCAGAGTGGAGAGGTTCTGCTGCGCAGTGTTTGCTGCAGAGCCCGAGTCCTGGCACATGAAAGATGGTGGTGTTAAAAGGTTTACCATAGAGGAATGGATCAAGCTCCTCATGTCTTAG